A genomic stretch from Spongiibacter nanhainus includes:
- a CDS encoding RNA polymerase factor sigma-54, whose amino-acid sequence MKQSLQLKVGQQLTMTPQLQQAIRLLQLSTLDLQQEIQSALDSNPLLEVDEDGPDNSDAAERQSENNAENNTLSETETAKAKTESEATSPDSDSEWAERSDIPEDLPVDSQWDDVFQSSGPATGSTPADDGEFSADYRHGSSDSLQDHLRWQLNLSRLSELDLQIADAIVDAIDEKGRLTISPEDVVDAINHEDVEIEEVTAVLHLVQQLDPPGVGGRDLQECLTIQLRQLDPETPFLDEAMLIVTQYMAQLGNRDYNQIMRRCRIKEDQLRDVLRLIQSLNPTPGDSIGSDDTEYVVPDVFVSKKEGRWLVELNPDIAPKIQINARYAALAKQSKNSSDNDYIRDNLQEARWFIKSLQSRNETLMKVASKIVEYQRGFLEYGEEAMKPLVLHDIADAVGMHESTISRVTTQKYMHTPRGIFELKYFFSSHVSTDTGGECSSTAIRALIKKLIAAENPRKPLSDSKITELLAEQGIKVARRTIAKYRESLVIPPSNERKRLV is encoded by the coding sequence ATGAAACAATCGCTCCAGCTCAAAGTCGGTCAGCAATTGACCATGACCCCCCAGCTGCAACAGGCGATTCGTTTACTTCAGCTATCCACCCTCGATTTACAGCAAGAAATTCAGTCCGCCCTGGACTCAAACCCGCTTCTGGAAGTGGACGAGGACGGTCCGGACAACAGCGACGCCGCCGAGCGCCAGAGCGAGAACAACGCTGAAAACAACACCCTCAGCGAAACCGAGACTGCCAAGGCAAAGACGGAATCCGAGGCCACCAGCCCCGACAGCGACAGCGAATGGGCAGAGCGCAGCGATATCCCCGAGGATTTGCCGGTAGATAGTCAGTGGGACGACGTGTTCCAAAGCAGTGGCCCCGCTACTGGCAGCACCCCCGCCGACGATGGTGAGTTCAGCGCTGACTATCGCCACGGCAGTTCCGACTCGCTTCAGGATCACCTACGCTGGCAGCTCAACCTGAGCCGCCTCTCCGAGTTGGACTTACAGATTGCCGACGCCATCGTCGATGCCATCGACGAAAAAGGCCGTCTCACCATCTCCCCCGAGGACGTGGTAGATGCCATCAACCACGAAGACGTTGAGATCGAAGAGGTCACTGCCGTTCTGCACCTGGTCCAACAACTGGATCCGCCCGGAGTCGGCGGCCGAGACCTGCAGGAATGCCTGACCATACAACTGCGGCAGCTGGACCCGGAGACTCCCTTTCTCGATGAAGCCATGCTGATTGTGACCCAGTACATGGCGCAGCTGGGCAATCGGGATTACAACCAAATTATGCGCCGCTGCCGGATTAAAGAGGATCAGCTGCGGGATGTGCTGAGACTGATCCAAAGCCTCAACCCCACTCCCGGCGACAGTATTGGCAGCGACGATACCGAATACGTGGTACCCGACGTATTTGTCAGCAAAAAAGAAGGGCGTTGGTTGGTGGAACTCAACCCCGATATCGCCCCCAAAATACAGATCAACGCCCGCTACGCGGCGCTTGCCAAGCAGAGCAAAAACAGTAGCGACAACGACTACATTCGCGACAACCTGCAAGAGGCCCGATGGTTTATCAAAAGCCTGCAGAGCCGCAATGAAACTCTGATGAAAGTCGCCAGCAAAATTGTCGAATACCAACGCGGCTTCCTGGAATACGGTGAAGAAGCGATGAAGCCATTGGTGCTGCACGACATTGCCGACGCCGTGGGGATGCACGAGTCCACGATCTCACGGGTCACAACGCAAAAGTACATGCACACTCCCAGAGGCATTTTTGAGCTGAAGTACTTTTTCTCCAGCCATGTCTCCACGGATACCGGCGGCGAGTGCTCCTCCACCGCCATTCGCGCCCTAATTAAAAAGCTGATCGCTGCAGAAAACCCCCGCAAACCCCTCAGCGACAGCAAAATCACCGAGCTATTAGCCGAACAGGGTATTAAAGTGGCTCGGCGCACCATCGCAAAATATCGGGAATCACTGGTCATACCGCCCTCTAACGAGCGGAAAAGACTGGTATAG
- a CDS encoding carbon-nitrogen hydrolase family protein: MRVAAVQMVSGKDLADNLDTASALIADAAGQGAKLVVLPENFALFTGGTAIAELAAAEAENGRLRATMAGWARRHRIIVVGGTIPLPSEDGRVYACSFVYSEEGKELGCYRKVHLFDAQVGDGQGRYCESDSYAPGNSVFTVPTSLGRLGVAVCYDMRFPEMIRLMLAEGMDILAVPAAFTRKTGWAHWLPLLRARAIENQVLVIGANQGGVHSPRRQTSGGSVIIDSWGTVLAEMPLGKGLVCAEANMAEQAALRQQMPVAEHRRF; the protein is encoded by the coding sequence ATGCGAGTCGCCGCCGTGCAGATGGTGTCGGGAAAAGATTTGGCCGACAACCTCGACACAGCCTCGGCGCTGATTGCCGATGCCGCTGGCCAGGGTGCCAAACTGGTGGTGTTGCCAGAGAATTTTGCGCTGTTTACCGGCGGCACTGCGATTGCTGAGTTGGCGGCGGCGGAAGCCGAAAATGGCCGCCTTAGAGCGACCATGGCTGGCTGGGCGCGCCGCCACCGCATTATTGTGGTGGGTGGCACAATACCGCTGCCTTCAGAGGATGGCCGGGTGTATGCCTGTAGCTTCGTTTACAGCGAGGAGGGCAAAGAGCTCGGCTGCTATCGCAAGGTACATCTTTTTGATGCCCAGGTGGGAGATGGCCAGGGGCGGTATTGTGAATCAGACAGCTACGCCCCCGGTAACAGCGTGTTCACCGTGCCCACGTCGCTGGGACGTTTGGGCGTTGCGGTCTGTTACGACATGCGCTTTCCCGAGATGATCCGGCTGATGCTGGCTGAGGGCATGGATATCCTCGCTGTGCCCGCTGCCTTTACGCGCAAAACCGGCTGGGCTCACTGGTTGCCACTATTGCGGGCCCGGGCCATCGAAAACCAGGTATTGGTTATCGGTGCCAATCAAGGGGGTGTCCACAGCCCCCGACGTCAGACCTCCGGCGGCTCGGTGATTATCGATAGCTGGGGAACGGTGCTGGCGGAAATGCCGCTGGGAAAAGGCCTGGTTTGCGCCGAGGCAAACATGGCGGAGCAGGCTGCCCTGCGCCAGCAGATGCCGGTGGCGGAGCACCGACGGTTCTAG
- a CDS encoding PTS sugar transporter subunit IIA, with protein sequence MSFESILSPGRTHQGASVNSKKRLLELVSELLSEDDSHLSADELFNNLLAREKLGSTGIGHGVAIPHCRSEHCQVITGLLLTLDQPIEFESIDDEPVDLVFALIVPNEAHDEHVKVLGQLATAFNEAEYRQALRNANSDKVLYQRATA encoded by the coding sequence ATGAGCTTTGAATCCATTTTGTCACCAGGGCGCACCCATCAAGGTGCGTCCGTTAACAGCAAAAAACGCCTGCTGGAGCTTGTCTCCGAGCTGCTCAGCGAAGACGACTCACACCTGAGCGCCGACGAACTGTTTAACAACTTACTGGCCAGAGAAAAACTGGGCAGCACCGGCATTGGTCACGGCGTCGCCATCCCCCATTGCCGCAGTGAACACTGTCAGGTCATTACCGGTCTGTTGCTCACCCTCGATCAACCCATCGAATTCGAGTCCATCGACGACGAACCTGTGGATTTGGTGTTCGCGCTGATTGTGCCCAACGAGGCCCACGACGAGCACGTCAAAGTGCTGGGCCAACTGGCCACGGCTTTTAACGAGGCGGAATATCGCCAGGCCCTGCGCAACGCCAACAGTGACAAAGTACTCTACCAGCGAGCCACCGCCTAA
- the lptB gene encoding LPS export ABC transporter ATP-binding protein: MPVLEANHLAKAYGGRHIIKDVSLSISSGEIVGLLGPNGAGKTTCFYMIVGIVNPDRGNICLDGRDLTRLSIQGRAKHGVGYLPQEASVFRKLSVADNIMAILQTRKDLNRKQRKDQLEALLQEFHITHIRKSMGMSLSGGERRRVEIARALATEPSFILLDEPFAGVDPISVNDIQQIILHLQQRGIGVLITDHNVRETLHICEKAYIVGEGRIVAEGDTETVLDSQIVRDIYLGDKFTL; encoded by the coding sequence ATGCCGGTACTGGAAGCCAACCACCTTGCCAAAGCCTACGGCGGCCGCCACATCATCAAAGACGTGTCACTGTCCATTAGCAGTGGAGAAATCGTGGGACTGCTCGGCCCCAATGGCGCCGGCAAGACCACCTGCTTTTACATGATTGTCGGCATCGTCAACCCCGACCGGGGCAACATTTGCCTGGACGGGCGGGATTTGACCCGACTCTCCATCCAGGGACGGGCCAAACACGGGGTGGGCTACCTGCCCCAGGAAGCCTCGGTATTCCGCAAGCTCAGCGTTGCCGACAACATCATGGCCATTCTGCAGACGCGCAAGGACCTCAACCGCAAACAGCGCAAGGACCAGCTGGAGGCGCTACTGCAGGAATTCCACATTACCCATATCCGCAAATCCATGGGCATGTCACTGTCAGGCGGTGAGCGCCGACGGGTGGAAATTGCCAGGGCATTGGCGACTGAGCCCAGCTTCATTCTGCTGGACGAGCCCTTTGCCGGTGTCGACCCCATTTCGGTCAACGATATTCAACAGATCATCCTGCATCTCCAACAGCGCGGTATCGGCGTGTTGATTACCGACCACAACGTGCGGGAGACTCTACATATTTGCGAAAAGGCCTACATCGTCGGTGAGGGCCGTATCGTCGCCGAGGGCGATACTGAAACCGTCCTCGATAGCCAAATCGTGCGGGACATCTACCTGGGCGACAAATTCACTCTATAA
- the mgtE gene encoding magnesium transporter: MAQPAEKHHTDSRLESLNEALSSGGFLQIRRMLNGLPPADAAHLIESTPHTLRGILWQLVDIENEGDILQHLNDEVQAQFLRQMDAEEVATITEGLEADDIADILQQLPDRVIREVLDSMDHQDRVRIEHVLSYDEDTAGGLMNTDTITVRPNITLDVALRYLRRHESLPEMTDSLLVVNRNDQFIGLLSLRKMLVSDPSVTVREIMDTEVEPIQATKSAREVASLFERFDWVSAPVVDENHYLLGRITIDDVVDVIREESDHSLMSMAGLDEDEDTFASVLSTAPRRAIWLGINLLTAFVASGVINLFEGTIEKVVALAVLMPIVASMGGVAGTQTLTVVIRGMALGHISRNNSRWLINREMLVGAINGLIWALIVAGAATLWFEDPLIGAIIAAAMVINLITAALAGAILPLIMKSLNIDPALAGGVVLTTVTDVVGFMSFLGLATYFYA, from the coding sequence ATGGCCCAACCTGCAGAAAAGCACCACACCGACAGCCGCCTCGAATCGCTGAACGAGGCGCTGAGTTCCGGCGGTTTTCTGCAAATCCGGCGCATGCTTAATGGCCTGCCCCCCGCCGACGCCGCCCACCTGATCGAATCCACCCCCCACACCTTACGGGGCATTCTCTGGCAGCTGGTGGATATCGAGAACGAGGGGGACATCCTTCAGCACCTGAACGATGAGGTCCAGGCGCAATTCCTGCGGCAAATGGATGCCGAGGAAGTCGCCACCATTACCGAAGGGCTGGAAGCGGATGACATCGCCGACATCCTGCAGCAGCTTCCCGACCGGGTAATCCGCGAAGTCCTCGACTCTATGGACCACCAAGACAGGGTCCGGATTGAGCACGTGCTGTCCTACGACGAGGACACCGCTGGCGGCTTGATGAACACCGACACCATTACGGTGCGGCCCAACATCACCCTGGACGTCGCCCTGCGCTACCTGCGCCGCCACGAAAGCTTGCCGGAGATGACTGATAGCTTGCTGGTGGTTAACCGCAACGATCAATTTATCGGCTTGTTATCGCTGCGCAAAATGCTGGTCTCTGACCCCAGCGTCACGGTGCGGGAAATCATGGACACCGAGGTGGAGCCCATCCAGGCCACTAAGTCTGCCCGGGAAGTCGCCAGCCTGTTCGAACGTTTCGACTGGGTATCGGCACCGGTAGTGGACGAAAACCACTACCTCCTGGGCCGGATTACCATCGATGACGTGGTAGACGTTATCCGCGAAGAGTCCGACCACTCACTAATGAGCATGGCGGGTCTCGACGAGGATGAGGACACCTTTGCCTCGGTACTGAGTACTGCGCCCCGCCGGGCCATTTGGCTGGGTATCAATCTGCTGACTGCCTTTGTCGCCTCTGGCGTCATCAATCTGTTCGAAGGCACCATCGAGAAAGTCGTCGCACTGGCCGTGCTGATGCCCATTGTTGCCAGTATGGGTGGCGTCGCCGGCACCCAAACCCTCACCGTGGTGATACGGGGTATGGCACTGGGCCACATCAGCCGCAACAACAGCCGCTGGTTGATCAACCGGGAAATGCTGGTGGGCGCCATTAACGGCCTGATCTGGGCGCTTATCGTCGCCGGGGCCGCGACCCTGTGGTTTGAAGATCCACTGATCGGCGCCATCATCGCCGCCGCCATGGTCATCAATTTAATTACTGCCGCCCTGGCCGGTGCGATATTGCCGCTGATTATGAAGTCATTGAACATCGATCCCGCCCTGGCCGGCGGTGTTGTACTCACCACGGTCACCGACGTGGTGGGCTTTATGTCCTTCCTGGGGCTAGCCACCTATTTTTACGCCTAG
- a CDS encoding YhdP family protein, with protein sequence MLVTAFRRVYQSLWVLALVVLVLIALYASLGRQYIGLVKNYQDELLSQISLRTGVQISAESLDGRWSGLSPVLVAHNLTLGDEQALRADRLKVELDFFSSLLTLSPRIRELQVGELQLAAEQGADGHWRIPGLDTSAGGESGIDPLIDAVLAVRRGEITKLRLDLRYASGTESSLRADEFSLTGDGHFRRGFAQLNAGGEGGISILVEAYGDPRDSQFTAEAYVAAEDSRFSSLSPLLGDSAPLIDSPVEGELWFTWREGWRLSLLGELRSKQLAVGALWGSDEVLDDVAMRFTGSHRDGFWRISMAELDANWRGERVDLSGLSVRHPEPTRWRFLLPQLDLVSSSSLLRDTGYLAEKWQSVVDTLAPAGLVRNIAVELQQGEQGIADYQLRAELANVDVSPWRGAPGAKGLNGFLEVGKNRGMVIIDTPSLQLSFPDLYDKHFVLGEARGEVRWNIADQRLKLYSGPISARDEKRPLAALLRLDLPLVADAEVAPQMTLLVSGQNVPATRHRQFVPKILNDDLRQWLSEAIEGGTARQASFLYRGSLRGEDVADRAIQLSLQLSDVALAYHSDWPILRAAAADVELDNGRLRAGASDATILNSTRDPLEVSDLVVAVAANAQGLPTLDVEAAAAPTFDQVKTLFVTTPLDRLSGKFVGQLSGRGQALVDFNMTMPLKGKPDPLVDVDANVNLDTLVLPVRKLQLTELKGRLHYRSDQGFNSESIKARVFGQPIGGLISQSGDVVRVDAQGRIPVIELARWLQQPVLGLFNGAAEMRLSLVTSGNDRGVHIQSDLQGVGMPLPSPFAKTAEAPRRLQLEAPLGDGAVAITIGDNLRLDLDLQEGDVRSGGLRVGDVDSPILESGYFTVSGHLGRHKLEPWQALLSRYQSLLAANSSTAQGQGDGLVPRVRGLVIDALSVGSFSLDEADADVDWLPGAIRVDLSARQLDGSIAIPDSGDAEGAIVYQVNLQRLQLPSQGSEEVDTDTDTDTDTDTEGGAEAIDPRALPNADIDIASLKKGEKDWGQVAFALRTDSAGATINNIRGRLLGVQLDRGEQPAVLRWLYSDEGATRTELQGMFAVGNIGDTLAALGYGGAIESKRGQFDVDLSWPGAPQQWQLAETEGQVGFRLENGRFLRASETASGTLRVLSVFNMANIVRRLKFDFRDIFSKGIHFDEMRGDMAFADGILNLASPLVVDGPSSRFEMSGQINLLTEVPDMRLVATLPVGSNLPWVAALIGGLPAAAGAYLVTKIFEEQVDSVASAVYDVGGTLQKPELSFRKIFDVPLPKGRDGKKAGSNDGPAASKGDESAPKVHPR encoded by the coding sequence ATGCTAGTTACTGCCTTTCGCCGCGTGTATCAGAGCCTGTGGGTTCTGGCCCTTGTGGTGTTGGTACTTATTGCCCTCTATGCCAGCCTCGGTAGGCAGTACATCGGTCTGGTTAAAAACTACCAGGACGAGCTACTGTCGCAAATTTCCCTGCGCACGGGCGTTCAGATCTCCGCCGAGTCATTGGACGGGCGTTGGTCCGGACTGTCACCGGTACTGGTAGCCCACAATTTGACCTTGGGTGATGAGCAAGCGCTACGTGCCGACCGCCTGAAAGTAGAGCTGGATTTCTTTTCCAGCCTGCTTACGCTGAGCCCACGCATTCGCGAACTGCAGGTCGGTGAGCTGCAGTTGGCAGCAGAGCAGGGCGCTGACGGCCACTGGCGTATCCCCGGTCTCGATACCAGCGCCGGCGGCGAAAGTGGCATCGATCCCCTTATCGACGCGGTGCTGGCAGTGCGGCGCGGCGAGATTACCAAACTGAGATTAGACCTGCGTTATGCCTCGGGAACCGAGTCGTCGCTGCGTGCTGACGAGTTTTCTCTGACAGGGGATGGCCACTTTCGACGCGGCTTTGCGCAGCTTAACGCCGGTGGTGAGGGTGGCATAAGTATTCTGGTGGAAGCCTACGGAGACCCCCGTGACAGCCAGTTTACCGCCGAGGCTTATGTCGCTGCCGAAGACAGCCGTTTTTCCTCTTTATCGCCTTTGTTGGGTGACAGTGCGCCGTTGATCGACAGCCCGGTGGAAGGCGAGCTGTGGTTTACCTGGCGGGAGGGCTGGCGGCTGTCGCTGTTGGGTGAGCTGCGTTCCAAGCAGTTGGCAGTAGGCGCGCTATGGGGCTCTGACGAAGTGCTTGACGACGTGGCCATGCGCTTTACCGGCAGTCACAGAGACGGTTTTTGGCGGATCAGCATGGCGGAGTTGGACGCCAATTGGCGGGGTGAGCGGGTCGACTTGTCCGGTCTATCCGTGCGCCACCCGGAGCCCACCCGTTGGCGTTTTTTGCTCCCCCAGCTCGACCTCGTTTCGTCGTCGTCTTTGCTGCGGGATACCGGTTATCTCGCCGAAAAGTGGCAGTCAGTGGTGGACACCCTGGCTCCTGCAGGGCTGGTGCGCAATATTGCCGTTGAGCTTCAGCAGGGCGAGCAGGGTATTGCCGACTATCAACTGCGGGCGGAATTGGCCAACGTGGACGTCTCGCCCTGGCGGGGTGCACCTGGTGCCAAGGGGCTAAATGGCTTTCTGGAGGTCGGTAAAAACCGCGGTATGGTGATTATCGACACACCGTCCCTGCAGCTGTCTTTTCCCGACCTCTATGATAAGCACTTTGTGCTGGGTGAGGCGCGGGGCGAAGTGCGCTGGAATATTGCGGATCAGCGTTTGAAGCTCTATAGCGGGCCAATCTCGGCTCGGGATGAAAAGCGTCCACTGGCAGCGCTGCTGAGGCTTGACCTGCCCTTGGTGGCGGATGCCGAAGTGGCACCCCAGATGACTCTGCTGGTGTCGGGGCAAAACGTTCCGGCCACTAGGCACCGACAGTTTGTTCCCAAGATTCTAAATGATGATCTGAGACAGTGGTTATCTGAAGCGATAGAAGGCGGCACCGCGCGGCAGGCCAGCTTCCTCTACCGTGGTTCGCTTCGAGGCGAGGACGTTGCCGATCGGGCTATCCAATTGTCTTTGCAGTTGTCGGATGTGGCGCTCGCTTATCACAGCGATTGGCCGATATTGCGGGCCGCCGCTGCGGATGTTGAGCTGGATAATGGTCGACTTAGGGCCGGGGCCAGTGATGCCACAATTCTGAACTCGACCCGCGACCCGCTCGAGGTCAGCGATCTGGTGGTGGCGGTGGCCGCTAATGCCCAGGGGCTGCCGACTCTTGACGTTGAGGCCGCCGCTGCGCCGACCTTTGATCAGGTCAAAACGCTGTTTGTGACCACGCCGCTGGATCGGCTCAGCGGTAAGTTTGTCGGGCAATTGAGTGGTCGAGGTCAAGCCCTGGTGGACTTCAACATGACCATGCCTTTGAAAGGCAAGCCCGATCCTCTGGTGGATGTAGACGCCAATGTGAATCTTGACACGCTGGTGCTGCCGGTCAGAAAGCTGCAACTCACTGAGCTTAAGGGGCGCCTGCACTACCGCAGTGACCAAGGCTTTAACAGTGAATCCATAAAAGCGCGCGTGTTTGGTCAGCCCATTGGCGGCCTGATCAGTCAGAGTGGCGACGTTGTGCGGGTGGATGCACAGGGGCGGATCCCGGTGATCGAGCTTGCGCGCTGGCTGCAGCAGCCGGTGTTAGGTCTGTTTAATGGTGCCGCCGAGATGCGATTGTCGCTGGTGACTTCCGGCAATGACCGTGGCGTCCATATTCAGTCTGACTTGCAGGGGGTGGGAATGCCCTTGCCCAGCCCCTTTGCCAAAACTGCTGAGGCCCCGCGGCGACTACAGTTAGAGGCACCACTGGGTGACGGTGCTGTAGCCATCACTATTGGCGACAACCTGCGTCTCGACCTCGATCTGCAAGAGGGCGACGTGCGCTCCGGTGGTTTGCGCGTTGGCGATGTGGATTCCCCGATTCTGGAAAGCGGTTATTTTACCGTCAGCGGTCACCTCGGTCGGCATAAGTTGGAGCCCTGGCAGGCCCTGCTGAGCCGCTATCAGTCCCTGTTGGCCGCGAACTCGTCAACTGCACAGGGGCAGGGCGATGGCCTAGTGCCACGGGTCAGGGGCTTGGTCATTGATGCCCTTAGCGTGGGCAGTTTTAGCCTGGACGAGGCCGATGCTGACGTCGATTGGCTGCCAGGTGCCATACGGGTGGATTTATCTGCCCGGCAGCTGGATGGCAGTATTGCGATTCCCGACAGCGGCGACGCTGAGGGTGCCATCGTATACCAGGTTAATCTGCAGCGCCTGCAGTTGCCCAGCCAGGGATCGGAAGAGGTCGACACCGACACCGACACCGACACCGACACCGACACCGAAGGGGGGGCAGAGGCTATCGACCCCCGGGCTTTGCCCAATGCCGATATCGACATTGCCAGTTTGAAAAAGGGCGAGAAAGACTGGGGGCAAGTCGCCTTTGCTCTGCGAACCGATAGCGCAGGAGCCACCATCAACAATATTCGCGGTCGCCTGCTTGGTGTGCAGCTTGATCGCGGCGAGCAGCCCGCAGTTTTGCGATGGCTCTATAGCGACGAAGGCGCCACTCGCACCGAACTTCAGGGGATGTTTGCCGTGGGTAATATCGGCGACACCCTGGCGGCACTGGGCTATGGCGGTGCGATTGAGTCCAAGCGGGGTCAGTTTGACGTGGATCTGTCGTGGCCGGGGGCGCCGCAGCAGTGGCAGCTGGCCGAAACTGAAGGGCAAGTGGGCTTTCGCCTTGAAAATGGGCGTTTCTTGCGGGCATCGGAGACTGCCAGCGGCACACTGCGGGTGCTGAGTGTATTCAACATGGCCAATATTGTCCGGCGCCTCAAGTTCGACTTTCGGGATATCTTCAGTAAGGGTATTCACTTTGACGAAATGCGCGGTGATATGGCTTTTGCCGACGGTATTTTGAACTTGGCGTCGCCCTTAGTGGTGGACGGGCCGTCCAGCCGCTTTGAAATGTCGGGGCAGATTAACCTTCTCACTGAAGTCCCGGATATGCGTTTGGTAGCGACGCTGCCGGTGGGGAGTAACCTGCCCTGGGTGGCGGCGCTGATCGGTGGCTTGCCGGCCGCTGCGGGAGCCTATTTGGTGACCAAGATTTTTGAAGAGCAGGTCGATAGCGTTGCCAGCGCGGTTTACGATGTGGGTGGAACCCTACAGAAGCCGGAGTTGTCGTTTCGCAAAATCTTTGACGTTCCGCTACCTAAGGGCAGAGACGGTAAAAAGGCAGGCAGTAACGACGGACCGGCAGCGTCCAAAGGGGACGAGTCCGCACCTAAGGTGCATCCAAGATAG
- the hpf gene encoding ribosome hibernation-promoting factor, HPF/YfiA family, with translation MQITVSGHHVDVTPALREYVNTKLAKLQRHFDNITNTDVTLSVEKLVQKAEATVHVAGADLFATCESEDMYAAIDSLTDKLDRQLIKHKEKNLGR, from the coding sequence ATGCAGATTACTGTCAGTGGTCATCATGTCGACGTTACCCCAGCACTGCGTGAATACGTCAATACCAAGTTAGCCAAATTGCAACGACACTTCGATAACATCACCAATACCGACGTCACCCTGTCGGTGGAAAAACTGGTACAAAAAGCTGAGGCCACGGTACATGTTGCCGGTGCCGACCTGTTTGCCACCTGTGAGTCGGAAGATATGTACGCCGCCATCGACAGCCTCACCGACAAGCTGGATCGGCAGTTAATCAAACACAAGGAAAAAAATCTGGGCCGCTGA
- a CDS encoding HPr family phosphocarrier protein yields MVEQQLTIINKLGLHARAASKLVSTAAAFGAHVEIGVSEKFVDGKSIMAVMMLAASRGTDIIIRCEGDDADAALEAITTLINNRFDEPE; encoded by the coding sequence ATGGTTGAACAGCAACTGACAATAATAAACAAGCTGGGCCTACACGCCCGGGCTGCCTCAAAACTGGTTTCCACCGCCGCAGCGTTTGGTGCCCACGTCGAGATTGGCGTGTCGGAGAAATTTGTCGACGGCAAAAGCATTATGGCAGTAATGATGCTGGCGGCCAGTCGTGGAACTGATATCATCATCCGTTGCGAGGGCGACGACGCCGACGCGGCCCTTGAGGCGATCACCACGCTGATCAATAACCGCTTCGACGAGCCTGAATAG
- the yjgA gene encoding ribosome biogenesis factor YjgA has translation MSEHDDEELLSKTEKKKIMHALQQLGEQLVGLSDADLAKIPIDDDTLADAIHTARRIKSREGKRRQMQYIGKLMRNTDTSDIEAGLTALEQGQKALARQFHELEALRDQVAEKGHDGVELVIQRFPDSDRQRLRQLVIQIGKDSAANKPPAAKRKLFKYLRELQELEAD, from the coding sequence ATGTCCGAACACGACGACGAAGAACTGCTGAGTAAAACCGAGAAAAAGAAGATCATGCACGCCCTGCAACAATTGGGCGAGCAGTTGGTTGGCCTCAGTGACGCCGACCTGGCCAAGATTCCCATCGACGACGACACTTTGGCAGACGCCATCCATACCGCCCGGCGTATCAAGAGCCGGGAGGGCAAGCGCCGACAGATGCAATATATCGGCAAGCTGATGCGCAACACCGACACCAGCGATATTGAAGCGGGACTAACAGCGCTGGAACAGGGTCAAAAAGCACTGGCCCGGCAGTTTCACGAGTTAGAGGCGCTCCGAGATCAAGTTGCAGAAAAAGGCCACGATGGCGTGGAGCTGGTCATACAACGTTTCCCCGACTCCGATCGCCAGCGTTTGCGTCAGTTGGTTATTCAGATTGGCAAAGACAGCGCCGCCAACAAACCACCGGCCGCCAAGCGCAAGTTGTTTAAATACCTGCGGGAGTTGCAGGAGCTGGAGGCCGATTAA
- the rapZ gene encoding RNase adapter RapZ: MKLIILSGRSGSGKSTALHQLEDEGFYAIDNLPVSLLPTLVKELSKSPLKVHQQVAVCIDARNSKDELSQFQSLCQQVRHYADLRIIFLDAADDKLIKRFSETRRRHPLTTDAQPLADVIKLESALLEPIVIESSLTIDSSDMSVHDLRSTIRDRILGVDNSRLAVQLKSFGFKRALPIDADQVFDLRMLPNPHWNEDLRRLTGRDDAVRDFLDQQDEVNAMYDDILHYLQRWLPRIEAGNRSYFTVAIGCTGGQHRSVYMVERLALSLRDRYPNLQVRHRELGSS, translated from the coding sequence ATGAAACTCATCATCCTCAGCGGCCGCTCTGGGTCGGGAAAAAGTACCGCACTCCATCAACTTGAGGACGAGGGCTTCTACGCCATTGACAATCTGCCGGTGTCGCTGCTGCCTACCCTGGTCAAAGAATTGTCCAAAAGCCCGCTGAAAGTACATCAGCAAGTCGCGGTGTGTATCGACGCCCGCAATTCAAAGGATGAACTTTCCCAGTTTCAGTCGCTGTGCCAACAGGTTCGCCACTATGCGGATCTGCGTATTATTTTTTTGGATGCTGCCGACGACAAACTCATCAAACGCTTCAGCGAAACCCGTCGCCGGCACCCACTGACCACCGACGCACAGCCCCTGGCCGATGTCATCAAACTGGAATCGGCGCTGCTGGAACCCATTGTTATCGAGTCTTCGTTGACCATAGACAGCAGCGATATGTCCGTCCACGACCTGCGTAGCACCATTCGCGACCGTATTCTGGGCGTCGACAACAGCCGACTGGCGGTGCAGCTCAAATCTTTCGGTTTTAAGCGCGCCCTACCCATTGACGCCGACCAGGTCTTCGACCTGCGCATGCTGCCCAACCCCCACTGGAATGAAGACCTGCGCCGGCTTACCGGCCGCGACGACGCGGTGCGGGATTTTCTCGATCAACAAGACGAAGTCAACGCGATGTACGACGACATCCTGCACTATTTGCAGCGTTGGCTGCCGCGCATAGAGGCCGGCAATCGCAGCTACTTCACTGTGGCCATCGGTTGCACCGGTGGCCAACATCGCTCAGTATACATGGTCGAAAGGCTGGCCCTGTCACTGCGCGATCGCTATCCCAATCTGCAAGTTCGCCACCGCGAACTTGGGTCCAGTTGA